The proteins below come from a single Edaphobacter acidisoli genomic window:
- a CDS encoding extracellular solute-binding protein, translated as MSRSQTFRIAVRKYPPFEETIRQQWQHFESEAHTGLTLDLVPLDLHPLEDALFTSKGMATGAWDVAFIATDWIASMHEQQCAVDLAPLLKANPPADYPEGWADSLLRLQRIGPAILGVPFHDGPECLIYRKDIFEDTATQSRYLKQFGEPLAPPKTWAEFHRIARFLHAPEKDLYGTVFAAYPDGHNTVYDFLLQLWTRGGELIDANGNIQFHTPAAEAALTFYREIIADHHAVHPACRNLDSVKAGLAFSAGNVAMMINWFGFATMAHTSSDSAVRGLVDIAPIPSAEQGSTVSLNVYWILSIATGSPHQQIAWQFLRHNLTPAMDKLTTTLGAIGCRKSTWRDPEVNRAIPFYHRIEQLHANAHEIPQRSDWPRVASIIDHLVTQAATTSEPIPAILASAGLSFN; from the coding sequence ATGTCCCGTAGCCAGACCTTCCGCATCGCCGTCCGCAAATATCCTCCCTTCGAAGAAACCATCCGCCAGCAATGGCAACACTTCGAATCCGAAGCCCACACCGGACTCACCCTCGACCTCGTCCCACTCGATCTCCACCCACTAGAAGACGCCCTCTTCACTTCAAAAGGCATGGCCACAGGTGCATGGGACGTAGCCTTCATCGCCACCGACTGGATCGCCTCGATGCATGAGCAGCAATGTGCCGTCGATCTCGCCCCGCTCCTCAAAGCAAACCCGCCCGCAGACTACCCCGAAGGCTGGGCCGACTCTCTCCTTCGCCTGCAACGCATCGGCCCTGCCATTCTTGGCGTCCCCTTCCACGATGGCCCCGAGTGCCTCATCTACCGCAAAGACATCTTCGAAGACACAGCCACACAATCCCGCTATCTCAAACAGTTCGGCGAACCACTCGCACCGCCAAAGACGTGGGCCGAATTCCACCGCATCGCCCGCTTCCTTCACGCGCCGGAAAAGGACCTCTACGGCACCGTCTTCGCCGCATATCCCGACGGCCACAACACCGTCTACGACTTCCTCCTGCAGCTCTGGACACGCGGCGGCGAACTCATCGACGCCAACGGAAACATCCAATTCCACACACCGGCAGCCGAAGCCGCTCTCACCTTTTATCGAGAGATCATCGCAGACCACCACGCCGTCCATCCCGCATGCCGGAACCTCGACTCAGTAAAAGCTGGTCTCGCCTTCAGCGCAGGCAACGTCGCCATGATGATCAACTGGTTCGGCTTCGCCACCATGGCTCACACCTCATCCGACTCAGCCGTGCGCGGCCTCGTCGACATCGCCCCCATCCCATCCGCAGAGCAGGGAAGCACCGTCTCGCTCAATGTCTACTGGATACTCTCCATCGCCACCGGCTCACCGCACCAGCAGATCGCATGGCAGTTCCTCCGCCACAACCTCACCCCGGCGATGGACAAACTCACCACCACCCTCGGAGCCATCGGCTGCCGCAAATCCACCTGGCGCGACCCCGAGGTCAACCGCGCCATCCCCTTCTATCACCGCATCGAGCAACTTCATGCCAACGCCCACGAGATCCCCCAACGCTCCGACTGGCCCCGCGTCGCCTCCATCATCGACCACCTCGTCACCCAGGCCGCCACCACCTCTGAACCAATCCCAGCCATCCTTGCCTCTGCTGGCCTATCATTCAATTAA
- a CDS encoding anti-sigma factor, with product MNATRHYDTDDLALFAMQLLPASDAAEIQAHVEQCAECRQELAAVQGDLAAAAHTVDLHSPSAEARERLLKQVAREKKVVSMETAAAPVHAEARPVEAPPLSSYGRGLGSGAYLAEDEAPQRHGGRALAWLGWAAAAALAFTAGNLYQQRDALQRIVATQSSTMNQVLPEVASARQLMATLTDPGAKRVVLNTAPQAKPQPQGRATYVASKGALVFVANNLRPLTSEWTYELWLIPANGQAPIPAGMFHPDAEGNASVILPPLPKGVDAKAFGVTVEVAGGATKPTLPIIMVGD from the coding sequence ATGAACGCGACGAGACACTACGATACGGACGATCTGGCGTTGTTTGCGATGCAGTTGCTGCCGGCAAGCGATGCGGCTGAGATTCAAGCGCATGTGGAGCAATGCGCGGAGTGCAGGCAGGAGTTGGCCGCAGTGCAGGGCGATCTTGCGGCGGCGGCGCATACGGTGGATTTGCATTCGCCTTCGGCTGAGGCTCGCGAGCGGCTGTTGAAACAGGTGGCGCGGGAGAAGAAGGTGGTTTCGATGGAGACTGCGGCTGCGCCTGTTCATGCGGAGGCTCGGCCGGTTGAGGCTCCGCCGCTTTCGTCGTATGGGCGCGGGCTGGGCAGTGGCGCGTATCTGGCAGAGGACGAGGCTCCGCAGCGGCATGGCGGGCGGGCGCTGGCGTGGTTGGGCTGGGCGGCGGCGGCGGCGCTGGCGTTTACGGCTGGGAATCTGTATCAGCAGCGGGATGCGTTGCAGAGGATTGTGGCGACGCAGTCGAGCACGATGAACCAGGTGCTGCCGGAGGTCGCCTCGGCGAGGCAATTGATGGCTACGCTGACGGACCCTGGGGCGAAGCGCGTGGTGCTGAATACGGCTCCGCAGGCGAAGCCGCAGCCGCAGGGACGGGCAACGTATGTTGCGAGCAAGGGCGCGCTGGTGTTTGTGGCAAACAACCTGCGACCGCTGACGTCGGAGTGGACCTACGAACTTTGGCTGATTCCTGCGAATGGGCAGGCACCGATTCCGGCGGGGATGTTTCATCCGGACGCGGAAGGCAATGCCAGTGTGATTCTGCCGCCGCTGCCGAAGGGCGTGGACGCGAAGGCGTTTGGCGTGACGGTGGAGGTTGCGGGTGGTGCGACGAAGCCTACGCTGCCGATCATCATGGTCGGCGATTAG
- a CDS encoding TlyA family RNA methyltransferase yields MKTRLDKLLVDHGHAASRERAQALILAGRVLVNEQRVDKPGAPIPADATIRLLGSDLKYVSRGGLKLERALEHWSIALTGLNCLDIGASTGGFTDCMLQSGAATVLAIDTGYGQIAEKLRTDPRVTLRERTNARLLAPEELVSTSTPAFFAMDVSFISVTLVLPPVIAALSTPQARWQGKAVILIKPQFEAGRGNVGKGGIVRDPEARKQAIERVTTCVTEQGGTGIEVIDSPILGMEGNHEYLLHTLFRN; encoded by the coding sequence ATGAAGACCCGCCTCGACAAACTCCTCGTTGACCACGGCCACGCCGCCTCACGCGAACGCGCCCAGGCGCTCATCCTTGCAGGCCGTGTCCTCGTCAACGAGCAGCGCGTCGACAAGCCCGGCGCACCCATCCCCGCCGACGCCACCATCCGCCTCCTCGGCTCCGATCTCAAATACGTCAGCCGCGGCGGCCTCAAGCTCGAACGCGCCCTCGAACACTGGAGCATCGCACTCACCGGCCTCAACTGCCTCGACATCGGCGCATCCACCGGAGGCTTCACCGACTGCATGCTCCAGTCCGGCGCAGCCACAGTCCTCGCCATCGACACCGGCTACGGCCAGATCGCCGAAAAGCTCCGCACCGACCCGCGCGTCACCCTGCGCGAACGCACCAACGCACGCCTGCTCGCGCCCGAAGAGCTCGTCTCCACATCGACGCCCGCCTTCTTCGCAATGGACGTCTCCTTCATCTCCGTCACACTCGTGCTGCCGCCCGTCATTGCCGCGCTCAGCACGCCCCAAGCCCGCTGGCAAGGCAAAGCCGTCATCCTCATCAAGCCACAGTTCGAAGCCGGCCGCGGCAACGTCGGCAAAGGCGGCATCGTCCGCGACCCCGAGGCCCGCAAACAGGCCATCGAGCGCGTCACCACCTGCGTCACCGAACAAGGCGGCACCGGGATCGAAGTCATCGACTCGCCCATCCTCGGCATGGAAGGCAACCACGAATACCTCCTCCACACCCTCTTCCGCAACTGA
- a CDS encoding phospholipase C, with the protein MTKNICVALALCGALLSPAARGASADDAATATPIKHIVVIFDENISFDHYFGTYPNALNSPGEPAFHAQPRTPSVNGLSNTLLEHNPNFLNKTVNGNHAVNPFRLSRSQAATADENHDYRAEQLAFHAGLLDSFPRYTGISGSPKVKMRLNTESATGSPEYANQAKGLVMGYFDGNTVTALWNYAQHYAMNDNSYGSTFGPSTLGAIELVSGQTNGVTDQINTGNTVIEGGDGTFTMIGDPDPIGDVCSVTTGAMAQLTGNNIGLMLSKKDITWGWFEGGFDLTHTNSNGTTNCLRSTHSDVVHLTLRDYVPHHEPFQYYKATANFKHVRPTSAATIGHNGDAGLHQYDLEDFFDAVKAGNYPSVSFLKAASYQDAHAGNSDPLDEQAFVVRVINFLEQQPDWKSTAVIIAYDDSDGWYDHQMGPIVNQSSTRADALSGPGQCGDGSAALPGPKTAHAQGRCGYGPRLPLLVVSPYAKQNFVDHTLTDQTSVLRFIEDNWLNGERVGGGSFDSIAGSISNMFDFTHPRSIRLILNGETGEVESDGKAD; encoded by the coding sequence ATGACAAAAAATATTTGTGTAGCTCTGGCCCTCTGCGGCGCCCTGCTCTCACCTGCAGCCCGAGGAGCAAGCGCCGACGATGCCGCCACCGCAACACCGATTAAGCACATCGTCGTCATCTTCGACGAGAACATCTCCTTCGACCACTACTTCGGCACCTACCCGAACGCGCTGAACTCTCCCGGCGAACCTGCCTTCCACGCGCAGCCCAGAACTCCCAGCGTGAATGGCCTGTCGAACACCCTGCTCGAACACAATCCCAACTTCCTGAACAAGACAGTGAACGGGAACCACGCAGTCAATCCCTTTCGCCTCTCGCGCTCGCAGGCAGCAACTGCCGACGAGAACCATGACTACCGCGCCGAGCAGCTCGCCTTCCACGCCGGTCTGCTGGACTCCTTCCCCCGCTACACCGGAATCTCCGGCTCGCCGAAGGTGAAGATGCGCCTCAACACGGAATCCGCCACCGGCTCACCCGAGTATGCGAACCAAGCCAAGGGACTGGTCATGGGCTACTTCGACGGCAACACCGTCACGGCGCTGTGGAACTACGCGCAACACTACGCTATGAACGACAACTCCTACGGCAGCACGTTCGGGCCGTCAACGTTGGGCGCAATCGAGCTGGTCTCCGGCCAGACCAACGGAGTCACGGACCAGATCAACACTGGCAACACCGTCATCGAAGGCGGTGACGGCACCTTCACCATGATCGGGGACCCTGACCCCATTGGCGATGTCTGCTCCGTAACGACAGGCGCGATGGCGCAGCTCACTGGCAACAACATCGGCCTCATGCTCTCGAAGAAAGATATCACCTGGGGATGGTTCGAGGGCGGCTTCGATCTGACTCACACTAATTCGAACGGAACCACCAACTGCCTGCGTAGCACTCACTCCGACGTCGTTCACCTCACCTTGCGCGACTACGTTCCACATCACGAGCCCTTTCAGTACTACAAAGCAACAGCAAATTTCAAACACGTGCGGCCCACCTCGGCAGCGACGATCGGCCACAACGGCGATGCGGGCCTTCATCAATACGATCTCGAAGACTTCTTCGATGCCGTCAAAGCGGGCAACTATCCATCCGTCAGCTTCCTGAAGGCTGCGTCCTATCAGGACGCACACGCCGGCAACTCTGACCCGCTCGACGAGCAGGCCTTCGTTGTCCGCGTGATTAACTTCCTGGAGCAACAGCCAGACTGGAAGAGCACAGCCGTCATCATCGCCTACGACGACTCCGACGGCTGGTATGACCATCAGATGGGTCCCATCGTCAACCAGTCCTCGACCAGAGCCGACGCGCTCAGCGGTCCGGGCCAATGCGGAGACGGCTCGGCCGCGCTGCCCGGTCCGAAGACCGCACACGCGCAAGGCCGCTGCGGCTACGGTCCGCGCCTGCCGCTGCTCGTCGTCTCGCCCTATGCAAAGCAAAACTTCGTAGACCACACGCTCACCGACCAGACCTCGGTGCTGCGCTTCATCGAAGACAACTGGCTGAACGGCGAGCGCGTTGGTGGAGGCTCGTTCGACTCCATCGCAGGCTCAATCAGCAACATGTTTGACTTCACCCATCCCCGCAGCATCCGGCTCATCCTGAATGGCGAAACAGGCGAAGTTGAATCAGATGGGAAGGCCGATTGA
- a CDS encoding ABC transporter permease translates to MNLIEVVRQSIQSLLRNKLRSSLTMLGIAWGLVTVVLLLSYGKSLGTEVMNGFMGLGDNVIMVWGGQTSMQAGGERSGRPVKLLDGDVDAIRDDVPFLKAVSAETDDGFSFKYGSKVVNISTKAVDLPYGGMRRLYIDQGRYFQPSDFTDHKQVVIFGAHAAQKIFNGFPPVGQSVEIEGHLFDVIGVLKDKIQDSSNNGPDNENAFIPFDMIRVLENERDPNSIVFQPLSGDMHIKALAAVRAVLAGRHHFNPKDDKAVPAWDTVEDSKQIMQFSVALEVILGIIGAMTLGVGGVGVMNIMLVSVTERTREIGLLKSIGARPRDILFQFLLESLTLTFLAGAIGMVMAVAISYMVPPMPLYSDIYKTANHQGDIFLRASPGIMLASFVILATVGIVSGFLPALRAARMDPVEALRHE, encoded by the coding sequence ATGAACCTGATCGAGGTCGTCCGGCAAAGCATTCAGTCGCTACTTCGCAATAAGCTGCGGTCGAGTTTGACGATGCTAGGCATCGCCTGGGGACTGGTGACGGTGGTTCTGCTGCTTAGTTATGGCAAGAGCCTCGGGACTGAGGTGATGAACGGGTTCATGGGACTGGGCGACAACGTCATCATGGTCTGGGGCGGACAGACCAGCATGCAGGCTGGCGGCGAGCGTTCGGGAAGACCTGTGAAGCTGCTTGATGGCGACGTCGATGCAATTCGGGATGATGTTCCCTTTCTGAAGGCTGTGAGCGCTGAAACAGATGACGGCTTCAGCTTCAAGTATGGGTCGAAGGTCGTTAATATCTCGACTAAGGCGGTAGATCTGCCCTATGGCGGGATGCGGCGACTCTACATCGACCAGGGACGGTACTTTCAACCCTCCGACTTTACCGACCACAAACAGGTGGTAATCTTTGGCGCTCATGCGGCACAGAAGATATTCAACGGCTTTCCGCCGGTGGGCCAGTCCGTTGAGATCGAAGGGCATCTGTTCGATGTCATCGGCGTCTTGAAGGACAAGATTCAGGACTCCTCGAATAATGGGCCTGACAACGAGAATGCCTTCATTCCGTTCGATATGATTCGGGTGCTCGAAAACGAGCGGGATCCGAACAGCATTGTGTTTCAGCCGCTTTCGGGCGATATGCACATCAAGGCTCTGGCTGCGGTTCGAGCGGTGCTGGCTGGGCGGCACCACTTCAATCCGAAGGATGACAAAGCGGTTCCGGCGTGGGACACGGTTGAGGACTCGAAGCAGATCATGCAGTTTTCTGTGGCGCTGGAGGTCATCCTCGGGATTATCGGGGCGATGACGCTTGGCGTAGGTGGCGTGGGTGTGATGAACATCATGCTGGTTTCGGTGACGGAGCGGACGCGGGAGATCGGGTTGCTGAAGTCGATCGGGGCGCGGCCTCGGGATATCCTGTTCCAGTTTCTGCTGGAGAGCCTGACGCTGACCTTCCTCGCCGGCGCCATTGGGATGGTGATGGCGGTTGCGATCTCGTACATGGTGCCGCCGATGCCTCTGTACTCGGACATCTACAAGACGGCCAACCACCAGGGTGACATCTTTCTGCGGGCTTCGCCGGGGATTATGCTGGCGTCGTTCGTGATTCTGGCGACGGTGGGGATCGTCTCGGGTTTCCTGCCGGCGCTGCGGGCGGCGCGGATGGACCCGGTGGAGGCACTGCGGCATGAGTAG
- a CDS encoding LacI family DNA-binding transcriptional regulator encodes MRKSPTNKRATLEDVARLAGVGAMTVSRTINDHPYVSEETARRVRSAIRQLDYRPNHAARMLTGQLSRSIGLIVPDLADTFFSVVSHAVQETARESGYLVWLAASNYDPSIEAAQVEQMIHHPVDGILLVPVDSKDKYLKTVTAGTTPIVTIDRPIEIAATDSVGVENRAGARVAVEHLIGHGHKKIACVATNTHLVTIKERILGYEECLRHAKLPISKTLRLAGRDDVMPAMTELFSSRNRPDAIFAANNAAAIWVIEALREMKLEMGKHIALAAFDDVDFFALITPPVTAVRQPAPELGRMSARLLLQRIKGEFVSSSVRTVLPVSLVVRESCGCKKKE; translated from the coding sequence GTGCGCAAATCGCCCACGAACAAGAGAGCCACGCTCGAGGACGTCGCGCGGCTGGCCGGCGTCGGCGCGATGACCGTCTCCCGCACCATCAATGATCATCCTTATGTTTCCGAAGAGACCGCACGAAGAGTCCGCTCCGCTATTCGCCAACTGGACTATAGACCCAACCACGCGGCACGTATGCTTACCGGTCAGCTCTCAAGATCGATCGGCCTGATTGTTCCAGACCTGGCAGATACGTTTTTCTCCGTAGTAAGTCATGCAGTCCAGGAGACCGCACGGGAGAGCGGATATCTGGTCTGGCTAGCAGCTTCGAATTACGATCCGTCAATCGAAGCTGCACAGGTAGAGCAGATGATTCATCATCCAGTAGATGGAATTCTTCTGGTTCCTGTCGATAGCAAAGACAAATATCTGAAGACGGTGACTGCAGGAACTACACCGATCGTGACTATAGACCGTCCGATTGAGATTGCCGCGACGGATTCAGTAGGTGTCGAAAACCGCGCAGGTGCACGAGTGGCCGTCGAACACTTGATTGGACATGGGCACAAAAAGATTGCCTGCGTAGCTACCAACACGCATCTGGTCACAATTAAAGAGCGGATTCTCGGATATGAAGAATGCCTGCGCCATGCGAAGCTTCCCATATCGAAAACACTGCGACTTGCCGGCCGCGACGATGTCATGCCTGCCATGACCGAGTTATTTTCCTCGCGCAACCGCCCCGACGCTATCTTTGCAGCAAATAACGCAGCTGCGATCTGGGTGATCGAGGCTCTCCGTGAGATGAAGCTTGAGATGGGTAAGCATATTGCTCTGGCTGCGTTCGATGATGTGGATTTCTTCGCCTTGATTACCCCCCCGGTAACGGCTGTGCGTCAGCCTGCTCCTGAACTTGGGCGGATGTCGGCGCGCCTGCTGCTGCAACGAATTAAAGGTGAGTTTGTCTCTTCGAGTGTTCGTACAGTTCTACCTGTCTCCCTGGTTGTCCGCGAATCATGTGGCTGCAAGAAGAAAGAATAA
- a CDS encoding multicopper oxidase family protein has translation MISRRHFLEQAGALATGLLLGEDAFALPATNLSTPALVDPNTLAPYVDPLPLPERAVSQAMRPDPDAPSRSVPYYRIAMEEIHVKVHRDLPPTRLWGFNGVSPGPLIETRSNQGLLVEWNNHLPLKHFLPIDYTLHGSGRDVPEVRSVIHLHGGRTPPTSDGYPEEWYITGKSATCHYPCRQDATMLFYHDHSMGTNRLNVYAGLQGLFLIRDAAEDALHLPSGKYELPLIIYDRYLRQDGQLHYPVSPVPGKPWVPEVFGNLVMVNGKVMPYHEVEPRKYRLRILNGSNGRFYRLTFGENMQFHVIGSDQGLLRAPVPLARIELSPGERADLILDFSQCAGQNIELTSDSLRIMQFRVSKASASDANEIPKLLRRIDRIPASATVRTRRLTLDEHLNLADQSMDMMLNNTPWHAPITEKPILNTTEIWEIINLTEDTHPIHLHLVRFQLLDRRRIDSAAYLDDKSLVFMGDTVLPATHESGWKDTIQVPPGTMTRIVVPFHGYAGRYVWHCHVLEHEDNEMMRPYEIVPS, from the coding sequence TTGATCAGCCGCAGACATTTCCTCGAGCAGGCCGGAGCTCTCGCAACAGGCCTGCTTCTAGGCGAAGACGCATTCGCGCTTCCCGCTACAAATCTCAGCACACCAGCACTCGTCGATCCCAATACGCTCGCTCCCTACGTTGATCCTCTCCCGCTTCCCGAACGCGCCGTAAGTCAGGCAATGCGACCCGATCCAGACGCACCCTCGCGCTCAGTTCCCTATTACCGCATCGCGATGGAGGAGATTCACGTCAAGGTCCACCGCGATCTTCCACCTACGCGACTCTGGGGATTCAACGGCGTCTCTCCGGGTCCGCTCATCGAAACGCGCAGCAACCAAGGCCTTCTGGTTGAGTGGAACAACCATCTTCCCCTGAAGCACTTCCTCCCCATCGACTACACGCTGCACGGCTCCGGCAGAGACGTTCCCGAAGTCCGCAGCGTGATCCACCTGCACGGTGGGCGAACACCACCTACCAGCGATGGCTATCCCGAAGAGTGGTACATCACGGGTAAGTCCGCAACCTGCCACTATCCATGCCGACAGGATGCGACGATGCTCTTCTACCACGATCACTCCATGGGCACCAACCGGCTCAACGTCTATGCGGGACTGCAAGGGCTCTTCCTTATTCGCGACGCCGCCGAAGATGCGCTGCATCTACCCAGCGGCAAATATGAGCTGCCTCTCATCATTTACGATCGCTATCTTCGCCAGGACGGCCAACTGCACTATCCGGTCTCGCCAGTTCCTGGCAAGCCATGGGTACCCGAGGTCTTCGGCAATCTTGTCATGGTCAATGGCAAGGTGATGCCGTACCACGAAGTCGAGCCTCGCAAATATCGGCTGCGCATTCTCAATGGCTCGAACGGTCGATTCTACCGGCTCACCTTCGGCGAGAACATGCAGTTCCACGTGATTGGCTCAGACCAGGGATTGCTTCGAGCGCCTGTGCCGCTTGCACGGATAGAACTTAGCCCCGGTGAGCGCGCCGATCTCATCCTCGACTTCAGCCAGTGCGCAGGCCAGAACATCGAGCTCACCAGCGATTCACTCCGCATCATGCAATTTCGCGTATCGAAGGCCTCAGCGAGCGACGCCAATGAGATACCGAAACTCCTACGTAGGATCGACCGCATCCCTGCGTCCGCTACCGTCCGCACGCGCAGGCTCACGCTCGACGAGCATCTTAACCTAGCGGACCAGTCGATGGACATGATGCTCAACAACACTCCCTGGCACGCGCCAATCACAGAGAAGCCCATCCTCAATACCACCGAGATATGGGAGATCATCAACCTCACCGAGGACACACACCCAATCCATCTGCATCTCGTCCGCTTCCAGCTTCTCGACCGCCGTCGCATCGACTCCGCCGCCTATCTCGACGATAAGAGCCTCGTCTTCATGGGCGACACCGTCCTGCCCGCGACGCACGAATCCGGCTGGAAGGACACCATCCAAGTCCCACCCGGTACCATGACGCGCATTGTCGTTCCGTTTCACGGTTACGCAGGCCGCTATGTCTGGCATTGCCACGTGCTCGAACACGAGGACAACGAGATGATGCGCCCCTATGAAATAGTCCCCTCTTAG
- a CDS encoding sigma-70 family RNA polymerase sigma factor, with amino-acid sequence MGLVAPSTPSSETDAALLGRVQKGDEQAMAVLYDRYSKVVYSVALRVLRDPAAAEDVLQEVFMQVWRNPTGFEAARGSMGGWLAVVARNRSIDALRRKRPMDQVEAIALASNYNLADEAERNSMVERARSVMVRLPLEQRKTLEMAFFDGLTHTEIAEMTGDPLGTVKTRIRSGLASLRKAMTA; translated from the coding sequence ATGGGACTTGTCGCCCCTTCAACACCGTCGTCGGAGACTGACGCTGCCCTGCTGGGGCGGGTGCAGAAGGGAGACGAGCAGGCAATGGCGGTGTTGTATGACCGCTATTCGAAGGTGGTCTATTCGGTCGCGCTGCGCGTGCTGAGAGATCCTGCTGCTGCGGAAGACGTTTTGCAGGAAGTGTTCATGCAGGTCTGGCGCAATCCGACGGGGTTTGAGGCGGCGAGAGGCAGCATGGGCGGCTGGCTTGCTGTTGTTGCGAGGAACCGGTCGATCGACGCGTTGAGACGCAAGCGGCCGATGGACCAGGTGGAAGCGATTGCGCTGGCTTCGAACTACAACCTGGCCGATGAGGCTGAACGAAACAGCATGGTGGAGAGGGCACGCAGCGTGATGGTTCGTCTGCCACTGGAGCAGCGGAAGACTTTGGAGATGGCGTTCTTTGACGGGCTGACCCACACGGAGATCGCGGAGATGACTGGCGATCCGCTGGGCACGGTGAAGACCAGGATACGCAGCGGGCTCGCGTCGCTGAGAAAGGCGATGACGGCATGA
- a CDS encoding ABC transporter permease: protein MPLLDIFKQTLSALWSTKLRSFLTMFGIVWGITSVILLVGLGIGFNIDQQNHMRTIGTDIAILFGGKTGMQAGGYAAGRDIRLNIGDAIAIQQRATLVKTVSPEIRRSASEVSPWNAADRPVRGVWPDYQKFRSLTVDQGRLMNQVDEDTGARVILLGSDANRQLFPGKPVIGQTLMVEGYPYTVIGVLAKKQQNGSYGSGPDNTQLFAPYSAMARDFPPPERPGVEPGFVNNIVIQPISPDLHEKALDQVEAIIAERHHYDPGDKEALWVWDTLEGAKFTARIFHVMTLFFGAVALLTLALGGIGVMNIMLVAVTERTREIGVRKALGATAVDIKRQFLVESAIITLVSGVVGLVLGVGACLLLRLVPLPDFVPHPVISPVAIISSLITLTVITLFAGTYPALRAANLSPIECLRTE from the coding sequence ATGCCCCTACTCGACATCTTCAAGCAGACGCTGTCGGCATTATGGTCCACGAAGCTGCGTAGCTTTCTTACGATGTTCGGCATCGTCTGGGGCATCACTTCAGTGATCCTGCTGGTTGGACTGGGTATTGGCTTCAATATCGATCAGCAGAATCATATGCGCACGATCGGGACCGATATTGCCATCCTGTTCGGAGGGAAGACAGGGATGCAGGCTGGCGGATATGCGGCGGGGCGCGACATCCGGCTGAATATTGGCGATGCGATTGCTATTCAACAGCGAGCTACGCTGGTCAAGACCGTGAGTCCCGAGATCCGGCGCAGCGCCAGTGAAGTAAGTCCGTGGAACGCTGCGGACAGGCCGGTGCGGGGCGTTTGGCCCGATTACCAGAAGTTCCGTTCGCTCACCGTCGATCAGGGACGGCTGATGAATCAGGTGGACGAGGACACCGGAGCGCGCGTCATTCTGCTTGGGTCCGATGCAAATCGTCAGCTTTTTCCCGGCAAACCTGTGATTGGGCAGACGCTGATGGTTGAGGGTTATCCGTACACGGTCATTGGTGTGTTGGCGAAGAAGCAGCAGAATGGCAGCTACGGCAGCGGTCCGGACAATACGCAACTGTTCGCGCCTTATTCGGCGATGGCGCGCGACTTCCCTCCTCCGGAACGGCCTGGCGTGGAACCTGGCTTTGTGAACAATATCGTCATTCAGCCGATCTCGCCTGATCTGCATGAGAAGGCGCTCGATCAAGTCGAGGCGATCATCGCTGAGCGGCATCACTACGACCCAGGCGACAAGGAGGCGCTTTGGGTTTGGGACACACTGGAAGGCGCAAAATTTACTGCCAGAATCTTCCATGTAATGACTCTCTTCTTTGGCGCCGTGGCGCTGCTGACGCTAGCGCTCGGCGGCATCGGTGTGATGAATATCATGCTGGTTGCCGTGACGGAACGGACACGAGAGATCGGCGTGCGCAAGGCGTTAGGCGCGACGGCCGTCGATATTAAGCGGCAGTTCCTGGTCGAGTCGGCGATCATTACTCTGGTCAGCGGAGTAGTTGGTCTGGTGCTCGGTGTGGGCGCTTGCCTGCTGCTGCGGCTGGTTCCGCTGCCGGATTTTGTGCCTCATCCGGTAATTTCTCCGGTGGCGATTATCTCGTCGCTAATTACGCTCACGGTGATTACTCTGTTCGCAGGCACTTATCCTGCACTGCGTGCTGCCAACCTGAGTCCCATTGAGTGTCTGAGGACGGAATAG